CCCGATAAGGTTATCGACAAGCCGCCTCGCTGGCTGGCTACTGATCTGAGAGATGGCAACCAGAGTCTGCCTGATCCGATGGTGAGGACCTCGTTCATTTTTTTTGGACGCCTCTGACGTATAGAGATGTACATAGGATGGTGATCAGAAGTTCCGGTTCTTTAAGATGCTCGTCGACATCGGTTACAAGGAAATCGAAGTATCATTCCCCTCGGCATCGCAAACGGACTTCGACTTCACTCGACGTCTGGTAGAGACACCTGGTGTCGTTCCCGACGATGTCTGGCTCCAGGTCCTGTCACCTTGCAGAGAAGAACTCATCCGTCGCACTGTCGATTCCCTCAAAGGCGCAAAGAAGGCTATCCTCCACATCTACCTGGCTACCAGCCCGTGTTTCCGCCGAATAGTTTTCGGAACCACCCGCGAACAGAGTCTTGAGATTGCCGTAAGATGCACCAAGTACGCCCGCTCGATAACCAAGGACGATCCAGAGATGGCTGGTACCCAGTGGCAGTTCGAGTTTTCTCCCGAAACCTTCTCCGACACCGAGCCTGAGTTCGCAGTCCAGATTTGCGAGGCCGTCAAGGCTGCTTGGGGCCCTACCGAAGAAAGCCCCATAATATTCAATCTGCCAGCAACAGTGGAGATGACAACGCCAAACGTATTTGCAGACCAGGTTGAGTATTTCTGCCGGAACATGAcggagagagagaagttTGTCGTCTCTGTCCATCCCCACAACGACCGTGGCTGTGCTGTTGCCGCCGCCGAGCTGGCTCAGATGGCTGGTGCTCAGCGTGTCGAAGGAACTCTTTTCGGAAATGGTGAGAGAACTGGTAATGTCGATCTGGTCACTCTTGCCCTCAATCTTTACACACAGGGTGTCAGCCCTCAAGTTGACTTCTCGGATATCAACTCGGTTATcaaggtggtggaagagagcAACAAGATTCCTGTGAATGAAAGATGGCCCTACGGTGGTCAGCTGGTTGTCTGCGCGTTCAGCGGCAGTCACCAAGACGCTATCAAGAAGGGATTCAAGCTGCGCGAAAGTGCCAACgccaccgacgacgacgaatGGGTCATCCCATACCTCCCTCTGGATCCTCAGGACATTGGGCGGAACTACGAGGCTGTCATCCGTGTCAACTCCCAGAGCGGCAAGGGTGGTGCCGCCTGGGTCATCCTGCGCAGTCTGGAGCTGGATCTCCCGCGCGCTCTGCAGGTCGAGTTCAGCAAGATCGTTCAGAAGAAGACCGAAGCCGTGAACCGGGAGCTGCGGCCCAAGGAAATCgtcgagctcttcgaggaggcgTACCACCTCAAGTCGAACCCTCGCTTCAACTTGGTCGACTACAACATTACAACCGACCGGTCACAGTCACCGGCGCCCCCGGAGCCGGGCAAGGCCCTCAACACCAAGAATCTCAAGCGTCGCTTCACCGGTATCATCGAAATCGACAACATTCAACACGCTATCACTGGCGTTGGCCCCGGTGCCATCTCATCTCTGGCGAATGCTCTGTCGACTCTAGGTATCGATCTCGATGTCATCGATTACAAGGAACACTCGATCGGTCTCGGTCGAGATGTGAAAGCCGCCACGTATCTCCAGTGCACTGCAGCCGGCAGCAAAGAACAAGTCTGGGGTGTTGGTATTCACCAGGACGTGGTACAAGCCAGTTTGATCGCCCTCCTCAGCGCTGCGTCCTCGGTACGTTTCTTATTACACTTTTCCTCCCCTTAAGATTTCCATCATCTCTAATAGATTGCTCGTACAGTTCCTGACAAGCCGTGCCGGCTCCCCCGCTCCATTCCGCCCTCAACGCTCCAACACGCTCACAGACGAAGATCTGCAAGCCCTCGAGCAGCTCGGCAGCTCCAATGCCGCCGCCATCACAGCCTCGAAGCTCACAACCAACGACAGTGCCAAGCCAAAAGTTGATCTGGACGCGCTGACCGCCCAGGCGAACAGCCAGTAATCGCCTGTGTGTTTTATGTATCTTCGAGCCTTTTTCCCCGTTTCGATATATGGGTTCCACATTCTAAAAAAGGTGGCGAGTAgcgaaggggaaaaaaaataCTAAAGGATAATAAAAGCAAAACTATTCATTTGAAGCTTAGTTCAATTGTGCAGATTGAACATAATCTCTCTGGTTCGATTTTGGTGTTGGTGAACCAGTTTTATGATACTGTGAGAATGCACTCTGTATATCAAGGTACCGCAAGTCTCAGCCTTCGTGTTGGTAAATCAATAAGCACAGCAACTCTTCATGCAGCATTATTTTACGTAAAAGCGATGTACCTCGGCTAAAAGACTATATGGACTATATACAATGCGGCATTTTATGTCAAATGTAGACAGATACAAGCAATGCGAGCCAAGCGTGGTCTATACCTAACAAGGATCCGTGCACGGGCAAGCGAGCAACAATATTTTGGATAAGGCGCGCATATAGATGGGTATGTATGTACAAAACATGATATAATCGTTCATCATGAAAGTTGGGTTAGGCAAAAATGTAGAGTATTGAATGCTTCCTCTTatgcagaagatcagaaACGGTCAACCCGCAAAGGTGATGGTCAGAGTCAAGAAAATGCAAGGCAGGTGGCATGCAAGATGTAGGACGATAGATCAGCCTAGAAACAAAATGGCAGAGGTGACAGGTCGGGGAATGATATCACGGAATCCGCTGTGCAGTAGAGATAATCACCGATCGGCGTGCAAAAACCTGCCGACAATTTCAGTATCTGTTTCTGCTTTCAGTCACGGTAATTCCTCGTAGCATCGCCCGGAGTCCAATTGACGGCATTATGACCGTATGGATCATCACCCCCAAGCGCCG
The DNA window shown above is from Aspergillus fumigatus Af293 chromosome 1, whole genome shotgun sequence and carries:
- a CDS encoding 2-isopropylmalate synthase, which gives rise to MPMLKDPSKKYKPFKPLHLPNRQWPDKVIDKPPRWLATDLRDGNQSLPDPMDGDQKFRFFKMLVDIGYKEIEVSFPSASQTDFDFTRRLVETPGVVPDDVWLQVLSPCREELIRRTVDSLKGAKKAILHIYLATSPCFRRIVFGTTREQSLEIAVRCTKYARSITKDDPEMAGTQWQFEFSPETFSDTEPEFAVQICEAVKAAWGPTEESPIIFNLPATVEMTTPNVFADQVEYFCRNMTEREKFVVSVHPHNDRGCAVAAAELAQMAGAQRVEGTLFGNGERTGNVDLVTLALNLYTQGVSPQVDFSDINSVIKVVEESNKIPVNERWPYGGQLVVCAFSGSHQDAIKKGFKLRESANATDDDEWVIPYLPLDPQDIGRNYEAVIRVNSQSGKGGAAWVILRSLELDLPRALQVEFSKIVQKKTEAVNRELRPKEIVELFEEAYHLKSNPRFNLVDYNITTDRSQSPAPPEPGKALNTKNLKRRFTGIIEIDNIQHAITGVGPGAISSLANALSTLGIDLDVIDYKEHSIGLGRDVKAATYLQCTAAGSKEQVWGVGIHQDVVQASLIALLSAASSFLTSRAGSPAPFRPQRSNTLTDEDLQALEQLGSSNAAAITASKLTTNDSAKPKVDLDALTAQANSQ